AGATGGTTGATATTTAATAGCTTGTCCATTTTCCAGAATTTTGACCTTCCTGTCCGAAATAGTTATTTCATCAATCTGATTACTATCAAAAAGATTAGTTATAAAAGGTATTTTAGCATCTACAGTTCTGTTATCACTAAATGTAACCTTTGATTCGATCTGTGATTTCTGAGCGAAACTTATTGAATATATAAAAAGAAATAGAGCTAATAAATTCTTCATCATAGTTTTCTCAGTTTTACTTCTTTTTTCAGATAGGTTTTGAAATCTTCTGCAAACATCCCGATATAGGTTCCTTTTTCCAGATCTCTGTTCACTCCGGTTTTTCCTAAAAGTACAGATCCTGCCTCAATTTTATTTCCGGAAGCAATTCCCACCTGCCCCCAAAGCGTCACCTCATCTCCAATGACACAACATCCTGCTATTCCTACCTGAGAAGCAATCAGACATTTTTTTCCGATAACAGTATCGTGCCCGATTTGAATCTGGTTATCCAAAACAGAACCTTCACCAATGATGGTAGAGTCTGTAACTCCTCTGTCAATGGTACAGCCATTACCAATCTCTACGTTGTTTTCAATGATAACATTTCCTACAGAAATCAGACGGTCAAAGTTTCCATTCAGTTTTCTGTAATAAAATGCGTCACCTCCTAAAACGGTGTTAGACTGAATAACAACATTATCCCCGATTTCGGTACGGTCTCCAATCACAACATTTGGAAAGATAAGGGTATTTTTTCCAATTTTCACATTGTTTCCGATCACTGCAGAATGGTGAACTTTTGTGCCCTCTCCTATTTCAACATCATGAAGCTCTTCTGTGAAATTATATATTCGGGTAAAATGAGTATTGATTTTATTAAAGTCTCTGAAAGGATCATCAGAAACCAAAAGTGCTTTGCCTTCAGGGCATTCTACTTCTTTATCAATTAAAATAATAGTGGCTGCAGAGTTTAATGCTTTGTCATAATATTTAGGATGGTTTACAAAGACAATATCACCAGGTTTTACCATATGAATTTCATTGGTTCCCAATACTTCAAAATCTTCCGGCCCTACAAATGCTGAGCCTATTAAATCTGCAATCGTTTTAAGCTTTTGCGGAGAATGGAATCTCATAACAATAGATTTTCTTATAAAACAAAATTCGGACTGCTGATGCAAACCGAATTTATGTAATTTTTATTTATTCTTTTACTCTTTCTAAGTAGCTACCGTCTTCAGTGCTTACTTTAATTCTGTCTCCCGGTTCAATGAACAAAGGAACCATTACTCTTGCTCCTGTTTCAACGATTGCGTTTTTAAGAGCATTGGTTGCAGTGTTTCCTTTTACCCCTGGATCAGCTTCGATAACATCAAGATATACCGACTGTGGAAGTTCAGCAGAAAGTGGTGTTTCATCAGCTTCTTTCAAAATGATTGTTACTTCTTCACCAGCTTTCATAAACTGAGAGTTTTCAATCATTTCTTTATTGATGTATAACTGAGAGAAGTCATCATTGTTCATGAAGTGGAATCCGTTCTCATCATCATACAAATACTGGAACTTTCTGGTGATTACTTTTACTTCATCAATTTTGTGTCCAGCAGAGAAAGTGTTATCAATTACTTTACCGTTGGTTACTGACTTTAGTTTTGTTCTTACGAAAGCAGGTCCTTTTCCTGGTTTTACGTGAAGAAACTCAATTACTTTATAAATATCATTGCTATACTCGATACATAG
This region of Chryseobacterium culicis genomic DNA includes:
- a CDS encoding LpxD N-terminal domain-containing protein; protein product: MRFHSPQKLKTIADLIGSAFVGPEDFEVLGTNEIHMVKPGDIVFVNHPKYYDKALNSAATIILIDKEVECPEGKALLVSDDPFRDFNKINTHFTRIYNFTEELHDVEIGEGTKVHHSAVIGNNVKIGKNTLIFPNVVIGDRTEIGDNVVIQSNTVLGGDAFYYRKLNGNFDRLISVGNVIIENNVEIGNGCTIDRGVTDSTIIGEGSVLDNQIQIGHDTVIGKKCLIASQVGIAGCCVIGDEVTLWGQVGIASGNKIEAGSVLLGKTGVNRDLEKGTYIGMFAEDFKTYLKKEVKLRKL
- the efp gene encoding elongation factor P; translation: MATSNDIKKGLCIEYSNDIYKVIEFLHVKPGKGPAFVRTKLKSVTNGKVIDNTFSAGHKIDEVKVITRKFQYLYDDENGFHFMNNDDFSQLYINKEMIENSQFMKAGEEVTIILKEADETPLSAELPQSVYLDVIEADPGVKGNTATNALKNAIVETGARVMVPLFIEPGDRIKVSTEDGSYLERVKE